Genomic segment of Candidatus Bipolaricaulota bacterium:
GCGTCTCTACAACGCCCGTCAAATCATCATCATTATGTTCGCAAATTCGGTCCATTGCAAAAAAAATCGATTTCATCGATCATAAATCATTTTAAAGGGGCGGTGAAAAAATGGTGCAATAATAATAATTTTGAATATTTTGAATGGCAGAAAAAATTCCACGACCACATCATCCGCGATGAAAACGCGATGGCGCGAATTCAACGGTACATTACAAATAATCCGATGAAATGGCATCGTGATAGAAATAATAAATAATGTCGAACATTCTCCAAATCGACGCAGCCGTAGGGAACAAATATTTTTGTTCCCCACACGTACATCCGGATTATTTTCCGTCGACATCATTTATTTACCCACCGATTTTGTTGACAAAACCAAGATTTTAGTCATACAATATAAGTAGAGGGGATCATGGTGTTAAGGCGACGAAAAACCACGTTTTTCGCTAAAACTGCCCACGAAATCGGGCTTTCCCTTGACAAAAGTGATTCCCCGGGGTATCATGGAATGTTCATTTCACGAACACAACCGCTCGCATGTCGCGGCGGTGAACGTCTACGGAGGGATACGATGAAGACGATGCAACTGTTCATGGCGGCCTTCTTCGCTCTGGCTCTGACCAGCTGCGACACCGGCAACAACGGCGTCCCCGAGGACGCCATCACCGGCACGGACGAAGGTCCGGCCATCGACAACGGCAAGACCGATCACGTCAACCCCGAGACCGTCATGGTGACTGTCGAGAGCAATCCCGACGGCGCCACGATCATCGTGGACGACGTGGACACGGGGCGAGACACCCCCGGAGAAGTCGAAATGACCAGGGATTCCTGCCACACGGTGGCGCTCGAGCTGTCCGGCCACCAGCGCTGGCAGGACACCTTCTGCCCGGATCAGGACGGCAGTCGGGTCGAGGCGGATCTGCCGGCGAACGTGAATCCGCTCGAGGACTTCATGTTCCTCCAGCGGCAGTGGCGTCTCGACGAGGGTGCCAGCTGCGACGTCGGCACCATCGGAGACGTGCGTGTCGAAGCTCCTTCGGCCGAGTACGACGAATGGTGGGGCGAGGGCAACTACGACGCCGTGGCCATCGGTTTCTGCCAAGAGAACCTCCCCTGGCCGTTGGTCAAGGTCTCGGAAACGATGATCGAGATCAACATCTCGGAAGGCACTGCCGAGTGGCACTCGACGTTCGAGATCGGGACATCCGAGATCTCGATGACGTACACCGACATCACTACGAACTACACGGACACCTACACGGCTCTCTAAGCCGTGCCAACCAGGCTTCCACGAAGCCAAAACCAAACTCCTTGAAGCGCGCTCGCCTCAAGGAGTTTTTCGTTTTAAACATTTTTTATTAAGGCTCGACAGCAATTAATCCATTAAATCTCGTATAAGCATCTGTACTATCATTACATCTTTCTTGAGGATTCCCTGGAGCTATAACATTATAACATCCCTTCCCCGCTCCTTCGCAACTTCCATTGCACCAATCCCAGTTATCCAAAATCTGCGCGCCCGGTCGATAAATGCACACGCCTTTGTCAGCGCCGATGCGCTGATTGGTTTTCGGATCAATGACGCCATTGTCGTCGAAGCAGCCTTGGATCAGCTTGGGGTCATTGAGATTGGCGGCGCTTAAAGACTCGATATTAGTGGGACAAGCAGGCAGATTCTCTCCACCGGGCAGACAGTTATAAACATAAGTCTTTTGGAAATACTTTCTGTCGCAGGCTTGAGGAACCGAGCCGAAGGAAATGCGTTTGCAGTTCACGGTAACACTGCCTTGGCACTCATTCAAAGCGCACTGCGGATCAATTGAAGGACAATCATCGTCCGAATAGCAGGCAATTTCATGAGTATTGCCGGCTCCGGAGCACTCGCCGACCGCTTCGTTTTCATTATTGGCGCAGACAGCTTTGTAATTTTTGTATTGCCCTTCGGCAGAACCGGAAGTCACGTCCGTGCCTTCCCAATGAACTTGCACGCGCTTAATCGGCATGTGGTTGTCATCGGCCCAACCGAAGAACTGCGCTGACACGACCAGCTGGCCGTTGTAGCCTTTC
This window contains:
- a CDS encoding PEGA domain-containing protein; this encodes MKTMQLFMAAFFALALTSCDTGNNGVPEDAITGTDEGPAIDNGKTDHVNPETVMVTVESNPDGATIIVDDVDTGRDTPGEVEMTRDSCHTVALELSGHQRWQDTFCPDQDGSRVEADLPANVNPLEDFMFLQRQWRLDEGASCDVGTIGDVRVEAPSAEYDEWWGEGNYDAVAIGFCQENLPWPLVKVSETMIEINISEGTAEWHSTFEIGTSEISMTYTDITTNYTDTYTAL